A stretch of the Janthinobacterium sp. B9-8 genome encodes the following:
- a CDS encoding pteridine reductase — protein sequence MQVVLITGGAKRVGAGLARYLHARGWRVLLHYRSSAFAAQQLADELNAIRPASVVLAQLDLLDTARLPELVAAAIAAFGRLDAVVNNASSFFPTPIGEFSEMAWLDLLGSNLKAPLFLAQAAAAELKKTGGAIISIADIHADRPYKNHTIYTIAKAGLVAMTKSLARDLAPEVRVNAVAPGANIWPEGESVFDDAERERIIDTIPLARNGSPEDLAQAIHFLLEAPYLTGVILPVDGGRSVVL from the coding sequence ATGCAAGTAGTCTTGATTACTGGCGGGGCGAAAAGAGTCGGTGCAGGTTTGGCGCGATATTTACACGCCCGTGGCTGGCGGGTGCTGCTGCACTATCGATCTTCCGCTTTTGCCGCACAGCAGCTGGCTGATGAGCTAAACGCCATCCGCCCTGCTTCTGTGGTGCTGGCGCAATTAGATTTGCTCGATACCGCTCGCTTGCCCGAACTGGTCGCTGCTGCAATTGCTGCTTTTGGTCGGCTGGACGCGGTGGTGAACAATGCTTCGTCGTTTTTTCCGACTCCGATTGGCGAATTTAGCGAAATGGCCTGGCTGGATTTACTTGGCTCCAATTTAAAAGCCCCGTTGTTTTTAGCCCAAGCTGCTGCTGCGGAGCTTAAAAAAACGGGCGGAGCGATTATCTCTATCGCCGATATCCACGCGGATCGCCCCTATAAAAATCACACTATTTATACTATTGCCAAAGCGGGCCTTGTGGCGATGACCAAATCTCTTGCCAGAGATCTGGCCCCGGAAGTACGCGTTAACGCCGTCGCCCCCGGCGCAAATATCTGGCCAGAAGGCGAATCTGTGTTTGATGATGCCGAGCGTGAACGCATTATCGATACCATTCCTCTCGCTCGTAACGGCAGCCCCGAAGACCTCGCTCAAGCTATCCACTTCTTGCTAGAAGCGCCTTATTTAACCGGGGTGATCTTGCCGGTGGATGGGGGGAGAAGCGTGGTGTTGTAG
- the ttcA gene encoding tRNA 2-thiocytidine(32) synthetase TtcA, whose protein sequence is MTDSTLSEAEKKQQYNFNKLAKRLRHNVGDAINHFNMIEEGDKVMVCLSGGKDSYTMLDILLGLQKSAPINFSIVAVNLDQKQPGFPEEVLPTYLAGIGVDYRIIEEDTYSIVTRVIEEGKTTCSLCSRLRRGILYRVAEEIGATKIALGHHRDDILSTLFLNMFYGGKLKGMPPKLVSDNGKHVVIRPLAYCKEKDIVRYAEAREFPIIPCNLCGSQPNLQRQIIADMLRDWDKRFPGRLETMFTAVCNVVPSHLADPKRYDFANIKADGQPRDDGDKAFDKEVFSDPARISIMDSRDSRKPIQVEAACGEA, encoded by the coding sequence ATGACTGATTCAACTCTTTCCGAAGCGGAAAAAAAACAGCAGTACAATTTCAACAAGCTCGCTAAACGCTTACGCCATAATGTTGGCGATGCGATCAATCATTTCAATATGATCGAGGAAGGCGATAAGGTGATGGTGTGCCTGTCTGGCGGTAAAGACAGCTATACCATGCTGGATATATTGCTGGGCCTGCAAAAATCTGCGCCGATTAACTTCAGCATTGTTGCGGTTAATTTGGATCAGAAGCAGCCGGGTTTTCCGGAGGAGGTCTTGCCGACGTATTTGGCAGGCATTGGCGTTGATTACCGGATTATCGAGGAAGATACTTATAGCATCGTGACTCGGGTAATCGAAGAAGGCAAAACCACCTGTAGCCTGTGTTCCCGTTTACGCCGTGGCATTTTGTACCGCGTAGCCGAGGAGATTGGTGCGACGAAGATTGCGCTAGGCCATCATCGCGACGATATTCTCAGTACACTATTCTTAAATATGTTTTACGGTGGCAAGCTAAAAGGCATGCCGCCTAAGCTGGTGTCGGATAACGGTAAGCATGTGGTGATTCGCCCGCTGGCTTATTGTAAAGAAAAAGATATTGTTCGCTATGCTGAGGCGCGTGAATTCCCCATTATTCCTTGTAATTTATGTGGCTCTCAGCCGAATTTACAGCGGCAAATTATTGCGGACATGCTGCGCGATTGGGATAAGCGCTTCCCTGGTCGCTTAGAAACGATGTTTACTGCCGTATGCAATGTAGTGCCTTCGCATTTGGCTGATCCTAAACGCTATGACTTTGCCAATATCAAGGCCGACGGTCAGCCACGTGATGATGGTGATAAGGCATTTGATAAGGAAGTCTTTAGCGATCCGGCCCGCATTTCGATTATGGATAGTCGGGACAGCCGCAAGCCGATCCAAGTTGAAGCCGCCTGTGGAGAAGCATGA
- a CDS encoding fused MFS/spermidine synthase: MMLGRRTPRRGGDEIMIDVSESQGIRKLHFGADDTQSAMRVSDPNEMILSYSRCMFGYLLFTELPKTALLIGLGGGSIAKWVHHKLVDTKLTCAELHPQVISVARSMFCLPPDDDRLEVLCTDGAAYVYNMAEDSSDLIMMDAYSATGIAEPLATVDFFNACKQRLTSNGVLAVNLWGADRRFNHYLERLGEVFEGRVLCLPARQKGNVIAFAFRCGQNNPTWDKLAERAKLLETQLGLEFPEFVSDLARMNPHNDRKLFI, encoded by the coding sequence ATGATGCTAGGTAGACGCACTCCCCGCCGTGGTGGCGATGAAATTATGATCGATGTGTCTGAATCGCAAGGTATTCGTAAATTACATTTTGGTGCGGACGATACGCAAAGCGCGATGCGGGTGTCTGATCCCAATGAAATGATTCTTTCCTATTCGCGCTGTATGTTTGGCTATCTTTTATTTACTGAGCTACCTAAAACGGCGCTTTTGATCGGCCTAGGTGGCGGATCGATTGCCAAATGGGTGCATCACAAGCTAGTCGATACTAAGCTGACCTGCGCCGAGCTGCATCCGCAAGTGATTTCGGTGGCGCGCTCCATGTTTTGCCTGCCGCCAGATGATGATCGCTTAGAAGTGTTATGCACAGACGGCGCGGCCTATGTCTACAATATGGCAGAGGATTCAAGCGATCTGATTATGATGGATGCCTACTCTGCCACGGGAATTGCCGAACCCTTAGCCACGGTTGATTTTTTCAACGCTTGCAAGCAAAGGCTGACAAGTAATGGTGTGCTGGCGGTGAATTTATGGGGTGCAGACCGGCGTTTTAATCACTATTTAGAGCGTTTAGGCGAAGTTTTTGAGGGCCGAGTGCTGTGTTTGCCTGCGCGGCAGAAGGGAAATGTGATTGCTTTTGCTTTTCGCTGTGGTCAGAACAATCCGACGTGGGATAAGCTGGCTGAGCGCGCTAAATTACTTGAAACCCAGCTGGGGCTTGAGTTTCCGGAGTTTGTGAGTGATCTTGCAAGGATGAATCCGCACAATGACAGAAAACTATTTATATAA
- a CDS encoding RNA pyrophosphohydrolase: MLDRDGYRPNVGIIIINRQNQVFWGKRVREHSWQFPQGGIKQGETPEQAMYRELMEEVGLGPQHVEIIGRTRDWLKYDVPTNWVRREWRGTYRGQKQIWFLLRLTGHDSDVCLRRTTHPEFDAWRWTEYWSPLDSVIEFKRTVYESALFELTRFFEEAPERVVRAMRFSGH, from the coding sequence ATGCTCGATCGTGATGGCTATCGGCCTAACGTCGGCATCATCATCATCAACCGGCAAAACCAGGTGTTCTGGGGTAAACGAGTGCGAGAGCATTCGTGGCAGTTTCCGCAAGGCGGCATTAAACAGGGTGAAACACCCGAACAGGCGATGTATCGCGAGCTGATGGAAGAAGTCGGATTAGGCCCTCAGCATGTTGAAATCATTGGCCGCACAAGGGACTGGTTGAAGTACGATGTGCCGACAAACTGGGTTCGCCGCGAATGGCGCGGTACGTACCGAGGGCAGAAGCAAATTTGGTTTTTGCTTCGCCTGACAGGGCACGATTCTGATGTGTGCTTGCGCCGCACTACGCATCCTGAATTTGATGCGTGGCGTTGGACTGAATATTGGTCACCACTGGATTCGGTGATTGAGTTCAAGCGTACGGTGTATGAATCTGCCCTTTTTGAACTGACGCGTTTCTTTGAAGAAGCACCTGAGCGTGTGGTTCGTGCCATGCGTTTTTCAGGCCACTAG
- a CDS encoding sensor histidine kinase, whose protein sequence is MSNTSSAFHTEMHWRSLALLNVFRMLSNIGIFCSVLWLAYKPLSDISTWHSFLILAGVDTVLALFFAWGIRYRKPGFEIQLSLQVATDVLFIVGLMHLFGGLRSGIGTLLLPYLAAAGLISRGRMTLFHAAMASIALLSEQTWQIWQGNASASDYLPPALLCVASFAVAWLAHRLARFAQASEALAEQRGVDLANLGQLNQRILQDVSDGVLVVDASGVIRQCNEQAIRLAGMRPEGVLLHAMPVIAVALARWRANPTDNPNLITTALTRKTLRPRFISLSNDSHGNVLIYLEDLDKLRREAQQLKLAALGRLTANLAHEIRNPLSAITHAAQLLGEEAEDNALMRRLTRIIDDNSQRLERMVKDVLELNRRDRVQMTQVKLADWLRTFIEEFSLQEEIHVTLALQCPAGAEIRFDPGHLHQVMWNLSRNGWRYCEKKAGSLSFTVWLENEHWVLDVRNDGPPVASDAQTQLFEPFFTTETKGTGLGLYIAREICAANGAVLEYVASPPLGTCFRIVFGYTYGQKI, encoded by the coding sequence ATGTCCAATACCTCCTCCGCTTTTCATACCGAGATGCACTGGCGTTCTTTAGCACTGCTGAATGTTTTTCGCATGCTTTCTAATATCGGCATTTTCTGTAGCGTGCTTTGGCTGGCTTATAAGCCGCTTTCGGATATCAGTACCTGGCATTCTTTTTTGATTCTGGCGGGGGTAGATACCGTACTGGCTTTGTTCTTTGCTTGGGGGATTCGCTACCGTAAGCCCGGTTTTGAAATACAGCTAAGCCTTCAGGTTGCCACGGATGTGTTGTTTATTGTGGGCTTGATGCATTTATTTGGTGGCTTGCGCAGTGGGATTGGCACTTTGCTGCTGCCTTATCTGGCGGCAGCAGGATTAATTTCCCGTGGGCGAATGACGCTATTTCATGCCGCGATGGCGAGTATTGCCTTATTAAGCGAGCAAACCTGGCAGATCTGGCAGGGCAATGCTTCGGCCAGTGATTATTTGCCGCCGGCTCTATTGTGTGTGGCTTCATTTGCGGTGGCATGGCTGGCGCATCGCTTGGCACGCTTTGCACAGGCCAGCGAGGCTTTGGCCGAGCAGCGCGGTGTGGATCTGGCCAATTTGGGTCAGCTTAATCAACGTATTTTACAAGATGTGTCTGATGGGGTATTGGTGGTTGATGCCAGCGGGGTGATTCGTCAGTGCAATGAGCAGGCGATTCGTTTAGCGGGGATGCGGCCAGAAGGTGTGTTGCTGCATGCTATGCCAGTGATTGCTGTGGCACTGGCTCGCTGGCGGGCTAATCCTACAGATAATCCTAATTTGATCACCACCGCATTGACGCGCAAAACGCTAAGGCCGCGGTTTATTTCACTTTCAAATGATTCGCACGGCAATGTGCTGATTTATTTAGAAGACCTAGATAAATTGCGCCGTGAAGCACAGCAATTAAAATTGGCAGCATTGGGACGTTTAACCGCTAATTTGGCGCATGAAATCAGAAATCCTTTGAGTGCAATTACCCATGCCGCCCAGTTATTAGGGGAAGAGGCAGAAGACAATGCTTTGATGAGACGTTTAACCCGCATCATTGATGATAATAGCCAGCGCTTAGAGCGTATGGTGAAGGATGTGTTAGAGCTTAATCGCCGGGATCGTGTACAAATGACGCAGGTTAAACTGGCAGATTGGCTAAGAACATTTATTGAAGAATTCAGCTTGCAAGAAGAAATTCATGTAACGCTGGCGCTTCAGTGCCCGGCCGGTGCAGAGATTCGGTTTGATCCTGGGCATTTACATCAGGTGATGTGGAATTTATCGCGCAATGGCTGGCGTTATTGTGAAAAGAAAGCGGGTAGTCTGAGTTTTACAGTATGGCTTGAAAACGAGCACTGGGTACTTGATGTGCGTAACGATGGGCCCCCAGTGGCAAGCGACGCGCAAACGCAATTGTTTGAGCCCTTTTTTACGACCGAAACCAAGGGGACTGGTTTGGGTTTATATATAGCGCGTGAAATTTGCGCAGCAAATGGCGCAGTTTTGGAATACGTCGCATCTCCACCTCTTGGAACTTGCTTCCGTATTGTCTTTGGATATACCTATGGCCAAAAAATTTAA
- a CDS encoding sigma-54-dependent transcriptional regulator has product MAKKFNKNCKRVLVVDDEPDLAELLELTLLKMGLDVDCAYGVKDACTRLDKVSYDLCLTDMRMPDGEGIEIIQHIQSNGLDVPVAVITAYGSTDNAVAALKAGAFDYLAKPVALDQLRSLVKSALALDDAPMVETNDRSLLGESAAMQHALELIAKLAKSQAPVYVTGESGSGKERAARLIHASSSRAKQPFVAVNCGAIPENLMESEFFGHKKGAFTGANEDRDGFFHAANSGTLFLDEVADLPLAMQVKLLRVIQERKVRKLGATAEEALDVRIISATHQSLSQCVEAGRFRQDLYYRLNVIELRMPALREMGGDVLVIARHVLARVAKLNGQKLPDFSADALTALQRYDFPGNVRELENVLERALALADGHAITAADLQLSIADHEAEEGHDLGDKFPLQDYLDRVEKQAILEALEKTRFNRTQAAKILGLTFRSLRYRLDRLGIQ; this is encoded by the coding sequence ATGGCCAAAAAATTTAATAAAAATTGTAAGCGTGTGCTGGTGGTGGACGATGAGCCAGATCTTGCTGAGCTACTTGAGCTCACCTTGTTGAAAATGGGCCTAGATGTCGATTGTGCCTACGGGGTGAAAGACGCGTGCACACGGTTGGATAAGGTGTCTTATGATCTTTGTCTGACAGATATGCGCATGCCAGATGGTGAAGGCATAGAAATTATTCAGCATATTCAAAGCAACGGCCTTGATGTGCCCGTGGCCGTGATTACGGCGTATGGCAGTACGGATAATGCAGTGGCGGCACTTAAAGCAGGCGCGTTTGATTACTTAGCCAAACCTGTGGCCTTAGATCAGCTGCGCTCCTTGGTTAAATCTGCTTTGGCGCTCGATGATGCGCCTATGGTAGAGACAAATGATCGTTCTTTGCTGGGCGAATCGGCAGCTATGCAGCATGCCCTGGAGCTGATCGCTAAATTAGCTAAAAGCCAAGCCCCTGTGTATGTGACTGGTGAATCCGGATCGGGTAAAGAGCGCGCTGCCAGGCTGATTCACGCCAGCTCTAGCCGAGCCAAACAGCCTTTTGTGGCTGTGAATTGCGGTGCTATTCCAGAAAACTTAATGGAAAGCGAGTTTTTCGGCCACAAAAAAGGGGCTTTTACCGGCGCAAATGAAGATAGAGATGGGTTTTTTCATGCCGCCAATAGCGGCACCTTGTTTTTAGACGAGGTGGCCGATTTGCCGCTGGCGATGCAGGTTAAGCTGCTCAGGGTGATTCAGGAGCGAAAGGTGCGCAAATTAGGCGCAACCGCAGAGGAAGCCTTGGATGTGCGAATTATCTCTGCCACGCACCAAAGCCTGAGCCAATGCGTGGAAGCGGGGCGCTTTAGGCAGGATTTATACTACCGTCTTAATGTGATCGAGCTGCGGATGCCTGCTTTAAGAGAAATGGGCGGCGATGTGCTGGTGATTGCGCGCCATGTGCTGGCAAGAGTGGCTAAATTAAACGGGCAAAAGCTACCTGATTTTTCTGCGGATGCGCTGACTGCACTGCAGCGTTATGATTTTCCCGGCAATGTCCGTGAGCTGGAAAACGTGCTGGAGCGGGCACTGGCTTTGGCTGATGGCCATGCAATTACGGCGGCAGATTTGCAGCTCAGCATCGCCGATCATGAGGCAGAGGAAGGCCATGATTTGGGTGATAAATTCCCTTTGCAAGATTACTTAGATCGGGTCGAAAAACAGGCGATCTTAGAAGCACTGGAAAAAACGCGTTTTAATCGTACCCAAGCTGCCAAAATACTTGGTCTTACTTTCCGCAGCCTGCGTTACCGCCTAGATCGTTTGGGAATTCAGTAA
- the ampD gene encoding 1,6-anhydro-N-acetylmuramyl-L-alanine amidase AmpD has product MQFDAQGWCQQARSVPSPNTDARSEGTPVDMVVIHNIHLPPGQPFGGDDIERLFTNTLDINKHSEYAALSQLRVSAHFLIRRNGELLQFVPCSQRAWHAGVSSWQGREGCNDFSIGIELEGSDFTPFEVIQYAVLNNLLEALLRAYPIKHLLGHSQIAPGRKTDPGPFFDWAYVALPQALSEKSAALQKPAL; this is encoded by the coding sequence ATGCAATTTGATGCTCAGGGCTGGTGCCAGCAGGCACGTAGCGTGCCTAGCCCTAATACGGATGCTCGTAGCGAGGGCACGCCGGTTGATATGGTGGTGATTCATAATATTCATCTACCTCCGGGCCAGCCCTTTGGTGGCGATGATATTGAGCGCTTATTTACTAATACCTTGGATATAAATAAACATTCTGAATACGCAGCGCTCTCTCAATTGCGCGTATCGGCGCATTTTTTAATCCGGCGTAATGGTGAATTGTTGCAGTTTGTCCCTTGCTCGCAGCGAGCCTGGCATGCTGGGGTATCAAGCTGGCAGGGCAGGGAGGGCTGTAATGATTTTTCGATTGGTATTGAGCTGGAAGGCTCAGATTTTACCCCATTTGAAGTCATTCAATATGCGGTGCTAAACAACTTGCTTGAGGCTCTGCTCCGTGCTTATCCGATTAAACATTTGCTGGGGCATAGTCAGATTGCACCGGGTCGAAAAACTGATCCCGGCCCTTTTTTTGATTGGGCTTATGTTGCACTGCCACAAGCTTTGTCCGAAAAGTCAGCGGCTTTGCAAAAGCCAGCGTTATAA